The proteins below are encoded in one region of Ostrea edulis chromosome 3, xbOstEdul1.1, whole genome shotgun sequence:
- the LOC125673000 gene encoding radixin-like isoform X4, whose protein sequence is MSKYNVRVTTMDAELEFAIQTSTTGKQLFDQVVKTIGLREIWFFGLQYVDSKGYTTWLKLNKKVLSQDVRKETPLQFKFRAKFFPEDVSEELIQEITQRMFFLQVKEAILNDEIYCPPETSVLLASYACQAKYGDHDTEKHKAGFLSNDRLLPQRVYEQHKLSKEQWEERIQNWFSEHRGMLREDAMMEYLKIAQDLEMYGVNYFEIKNKKGTELLLGVDALGLNVYDKEDKLTPKIGFPWSEIRNISFNDKKFVIKPIDKKAPDFVFYAPRLRINKRILALCMGNHELYMRRRKPDTIEVQQMKAQAREDKLAKQMERQRLEQERHARESAEKKQQELIEKLQMYEEENARRAKELEDQQGKIRELNEEMEAYKAQQEELDEQRRRADELQRQYEESKHASEEEKALMAERLAAAQDEIEKSMEVLTEKETEMGRLQTDLESAQREREEKEQALLEAMANIHVKEHETEENDIGENGQEYTADLDEYENAAELARPEEERITEAEKNITLQKQLEALQKELEVSKDAEKATLNDVLHEQNVKQGRDKYKTLKQIRSGNTKHRVDQFEAL, encoded by the exons ATGTCAAAA TACAATGTCCGGGTCACGACAATGGACGCTGAGCTGGAGTTTGCCATCCAGACCAGTACCACAGGCAAACAGCTCTTTGACCAG GTCGTGAAGACTATTGGTCTTCGTGAAATCTGGTTCTTTGGTCTGCAGTACGTGGACAGCAAGGGTTACACAACATGGCTGAAACTGAACAAAAAG GTCCTTAGCCAGGATGTCAGAAAGGAAACCCCCCTTCAATTCAAATTCCGTGCCAAATTTTTCCCAGAGGATGTTTCAGAGGAACTCATACAAGAAATCACACAG AGAATGTTCTTCCTACAAGTGAAGGAAGCCATCCTGAATGATGAAATCTACTGTCCCCCAGAGACTTCCGTGCTGCTAGCTTCCTATGCCTGCCAGGCCAAGTATGGAGACCACGACACAGAAAAGCACAAAGCTGGCTTCCTATCCAACGACAGACTCTTACCGCAGAG AGTGTATGAACAGCACAAATTATCAAAGGAACAATGGGAGGAGAGGATACAGAACTGGTTTAGTGAACACAGGGGCATGTTAAG GGAGGATGCCATGatggaataccttaaaataGCACAAGATTTGGAAATGTATGGTGtgaattattttgaaatcaaaaacaAGAAAGGGACAGAACTTTTACTAGGAGTAGATGCACTTGGTCTGAATGTATATGATAAAGAAGACAA ATTAACACCTAAAATAGGCTTCCCATGGAGTGAAATTAGGAACATTTCATTTAACGATAAGAAATTTGTCATTAAGCCCATAGATAAGAAGGCACCT GACTTTGTTTTCTATGCACCTCGTCTGAGGATAAACAAGAGAATTCTAGCTTTGTGTATGGGAAATCATGAACTGTACATGAGGAGAAGAAAACCAGACACAATCGAAGTACAGCAGATGAAGGCGCAGGCTCGGGAAGACAAGCTGGCCAAACAAATGGAACGACAGCGGCTGGAACAGGAGCGACATGCCCGCGAGTCTGCAGAGAAAAAGCAACAGGAACTTATCGAGAAGTTACAAATGTACGAGGAGGAAAATGCCAGGCGAGCCAAAG AGCTAGAGGACCAGCAGGGTAAGATCCGTGAACTGAACGAGGAGATGGAAGCCTACAAAGCACAACAGGAGGAGCTTGATGAACAGAGACGCAGGGCTGACGAACTCCAAAGGCAATACGAGGAGAGCAAGCATGCCTCAGAGGAGGAGAAGGCACTAATG GCTGAGAGATTAGCCGCAGCACAGGACGAGATTGAAAAGAGTATGGAGGTTCTTACTGAGAAGGAAACTGAGATGGGTCGACTGCAGACGGATCTAGAGTCTGCCCAGCGTGAGAGAGAGGAGAAGGAACAGGCATTGCTGGAGGCCATGGCAAATATTCATGTAAAGGAGCACGAAACTGAGGAGAATGACATCGGAGAAAATGGACAGGAGTACA ctGCTGATTTAGATGAATATGAGAATGCAGCAGAGCTAGCCCGGCCAGAAGAGGAGAGGATCACAGAGGCTGAAAAGAATATCACACTGCAGAAACAGTTAGAG GCATTACAAAAAGAACTGGAAGTATCCAAAGACGCAGAGAAAGCCACGCTGAATGACGTCTTGCATGAACAAAACGTGAAGCAGGGGCGTGATAAGTATAAGACACTCAAACAGATTCGCAGCGGTAACACCAAACACCGAGTGGATCAGTTCGAGGCCTTGTAG
- the LOC125673000 gene encoding radixin-like isoform X3: MKTYNVRVTTMDAELEFAIQTSTTGKQLFDQVVKTIGLREIWFFGLQYVDSKGYTTWLKLNKKVLSQDVRKETPLQFKFRAKFFPEDVSEELIQEITQRMFFLQVKEAILNDEIYCPPETSVLLASYACQAKYGDHDTEKHKAGFLSNDRLLPQRVYEQHKLSKEQWEERIQNWFSEHRGMLREDAMMEYLKIAQDLEMYGVNYFEIKNKKGTELLLGVDALGLNVYDKEDKLTPKIGFPWSEIRNISFNDKKFVIKPIDKKAPDFVFYAPRLRINKRILALCMGNHELYMRRRKPDTIEVQQMKAQAREDKLAKQMERQRLEQERHARESAEKKQQELIEKLQMYEEENARRAKELEDQQGKIRELNEEMEAYKAQQEELDEQRRRADELQRQYEESKHASEEEKALMAERLAAAQDEIEKSMEVLTEKETEMGRLQTDLESAQREREEKEQALLEAMANIHVKEHETEENDIGENGQEYTADLDEYENAAELARPEEERITEAEKNITLQKQLEALQKELEVSKDAEKATLNDVLHEQNVKQGRDKYKTLKQIRSGNTKHRVDQFEAL, from the exons ATGAAGACG TACAATGTCCGGGTCACGACAATGGACGCTGAGCTGGAGTTTGCCATCCAGACCAGTACCACAGGCAAACAGCTCTTTGACCAG GTCGTGAAGACTATTGGTCTTCGTGAAATCTGGTTCTTTGGTCTGCAGTACGTGGACAGCAAGGGTTACACAACATGGCTGAAACTGAACAAAAAG GTCCTTAGCCAGGATGTCAGAAAGGAAACCCCCCTTCAATTCAAATTCCGTGCCAAATTTTTCCCAGAGGATGTTTCAGAGGAACTCATACAAGAAATCACACAG AGAATGTTCTTCCTACAAGTGAAGGAAGCCATCCTGAATGATGAAATCTACTGTCCCCCAGAGACTTCCGTGCTGCTAGCTTCCTATGCCTGCCAGGCCAAGTATGGAGACCACGACACAGAAAAGCACAAAGCTGGCTTCCTATCCAACGACAGACTCTTACCGCAGAG AGTGTATGAACAGCACAAATTATCAAAGGAACAATGGGAGGAGAGGATACAGAACTGGTTTAGTGAACACAGGGGCATGTTAAG GGAGGATGCCATGatggaataccttaaaataGCACAAGATTTGGAAATGTATGGTGtgaattattttgaaatcaaaaacaAGAAAGGGACAGAACTTTTACTAGGAGTAGATGCACTTGGTCTGAATGTATATGATAAAGAAGACAA ATTAACACCTAAAATAGGCTTCCCATGGAGTGAAATTAGGAACATTTCATTTAACGATAAGAAATTTGTCATTAAGCCCATAGATAAGAAGGCACCT GACTTTGTTTTCTATGCACCTCGTCTGAGGATAAACAAGAGAATTCTAGCTTTGTGTATGGGAAATCATGAACTGTACATGAGGAGAAGAAAACCAGACACAATCGAAGTACAGCAGATGAAGGCGCAGGCTCGGGAAGACAAGCTGGCCAAACAAATGGAACGACAGCGGCTGGAACAGGAGCGACATGCCCGCGAGTCTGCAGAGAAAAAGCAACAGGAACTTATCGAGAAGTTACAAATGTACGAGGAGGAAAATGCCAGGCGAGCCAAAG AGCTAGAGGACCAGCAGGGTAAGATCCGTGAACTGAACGAGGAGATGGAAGCCTACAAAGCACAACAGGAGGAGCTTGATGAACAGAGACGCAGGGCTGACGAACTCCAAAGGCAATACGAGGAGAGCAAGCATGCCTCAGAGGAGGAGAAGGCACTAATG GCTGAGAGATTAGCCGCAGCACAGGACGAGATTGAAAAGAGTATGGAGGTTCTTACTGAGAAGGAAACTGAGATGGGTCGACTGCAGACGGATCTAGAGTCTGCCCAGCGTGAGAGAGAGGAGAAGGAACAGGCATTGCTGGAGGCCATGGCAAATATTCATGTAAAGGAGCACGAAACTGAGGAGAATGACATCGGAGAAAATGGACAGGAGTACA ctGCTGATTTAGATGAATATGAGAATGCAGCAGAGCTAGCCCGGCCAGAAGAGGAGAGGATCACAGAGGCTGAAAAGAATATCACACTGCAGAAACAGTTAGAG GCATTACAAAAAGAACTGGAAGTATCCAAAGACGCAGAGAAAGCCACGCTGAATGACGTCTTGCATGAACAAAACGTGAAGCAGGGGCGTGATAAGTATAAGACACTCAAACAGATTCGCAGCGGTAACACCAAACACCGAGTGGATCAGTTCGAGGCCTTGTAG
- the LOC125673000 gene encoding radixin-like isoform X2 translates to MPKPYNVRVTTMDAELEFAIQTSTTGKQLFDQVVKTIGLREIWFFGLQYVDSKGYTTWLKLNKKVLSQDVRKETPLQFKFRAKFFPEDVSEELIQEITQRMFFLQVKEAILNDEIYCPPETSVLLASYACQAKYGDHDTEKHKAGFLSNDRLLPQRVYEQHKLSKEQWEERIQNWFSEHRGMLREDAMMEYLKIAQDLEMYGVNYFEIKNKKGTELLLGVDALGLNVYDKEDKLTPKIGFPWSEIRNISFNDKKFVIKPIDKKAPDFVFYAPRLRINKRILALCMGNHELYMRRRKPDTIEVQQMKAQAREDKLAKQMERQRLEQERHARESAEKKQQELIEKLQMYEEENARRAKELEDQQGKIRELNEEMEAYKAQQEELDEQRRRADELQRQYEESKHASEEEKALMAERLAAAQDEIEKSMEVLTEKETEMGRLQTDLESAQREREEKEQALLEAMANIHVKEHETEENDIGENGQEYTADLDEYENAAELARPEEERITEAEKNITLQKQLEALQKELEVSKDAEKATLNDVLHEQNVKQGRDKYKTLKQIRSGNTKHRVDQFEAL, encoded by the exons ATGCCTAAGCCA TACAATGTCCGGGTCACGACAATGGACGCTGAGCTGGAGTTTGCCATCCAGACCAGTACCACAGGCAAACAGCTCTTTGACCAG GTCGTGAAGACTATTGGTCTTCGTGAAATCTGGTTCTTTGGTCTGCAGTACGTGGACAGCAAGGGTTACACAACATGGCTGAAACTGAACAAAAAG GTCCTTAGCCAGGATGTCAGAAAGGAAACCCCCCTTCAATTCAAATTCCGTGCCAAATTTTTCCCAGAGGATGTTTCAGAGGAACTCATACAAGAAATCACACAG AGAATGTTCTTCCTACAAGTGAAGGAAGCCATCCTGAATGATGAAATCTACTGTCCCCCAGAGACTTCCGTGCTGCTAGCTTCCTATGCCTGCCAGGCCAAGTATGGAGACCACGACACAGAAAAGCACAAAGCTGGCTTCCTATCCAACGACAGACTCTTACCGCAGAG AGTGTATGAACAGCACAAATTATCAAAGGAACAATGGGAGGAGAGGATACAGAACTGGTTTAGTGAACACAGGGGCATGTTAAG GGAGGATGCCATGatggaataccttaaaataGCACAAGATTTGGAAATGTATGGTGtgaattattttgaaatcaaaaacaAGAAAGGGACAGAACTTTTACTAGGAGTAGATGCACTTGGTCTGAATGTATATGATAAAGAAGACAA ATTAACACCTAAAATAGGCTTCCCATGGAGTGAAATTAGGAACATTTCATTTAACGATAAGAAATTTGTCATTAAGCCCATAGATAAGAAGGCACCT GACTTTGTTTTCTATGCACCTCGTCTGAGGATAAACAAGAGAATTCTAGCTTTGTGTATGGGAAATCATGAACTGTACATGAGGAGAAGAAAACCAGACACAATCGAAGTACAGCAGATGAAGGCGCAGGCTCGGGAAGACAAGCTGGCCAAACAAATGGAACGACAGCGGCTGGAACAGGAGCGACATGCCCGCGAGTCTGCAGAGAAAAAGCAACAGGAACTTATCGAGAAGTTACAAATGTACGAGGAGGAAAATGCCAGGCGAGCCAAAG AGCTAGAGGACCAGCAGGGTAAGATCCGTGAACTGAACGAGGAGATGGAAGCCTACAAAGCACAACAGGAGGAGCTTGATGAACAGAGACGCAGGGCTGACGAACTCCAAAGGCAATACGAGGAGAGCAAGCATGCCTCAGAGGAGGAGAAGGCACTAATG GCTGAGAGATTAGCCGCAGCACAGGACGAGATTGAAAAGAGTATGGAGGTTCTTACTGAGAAGGAAACTGAGATGGGTCGACTGCAGACGGATCTAGAGTCTGCCCAGCGTGAGAGAGAGGAGAAGGAACAGGCATTGCTGGAGGCCATGGCAAATATTCATGTAAAGGAGCACGAAACTGAGGAGAATGACATCGGAGAAAATGGACAGGAGTACA ctGCTGATTTAGATGAATATGAGAATGCAGCAGAGCTAGCCCGGCCAGAAGAGGAGAGGATCACAGAGGCTGAAAAGAATATCACACTGCAGAAACAGTTAGAG GCATTACAAAAAGAACTGGAAGTATCCAAAGACGCAGAGAAAGCCACGCTGAATGACGTCTTGCATGAACAAAACGTGAAGCAGGGGCGTGATAAGTATAAGACACTCAAACAGATTCGCAGCGGTAACACCAAACACCGAGTGGATCAGTTCGAGGCCTTGTAG
- the LOC125673000 gene encoding radixin-like isoform X1 → MSKVRQYNVRVTTMDAELEFAIQTSTTGKQLFDQVVKTIGLREIWFFGLQYVDSKGYTTWLKLNKKVLSQDVRKETPLQFKFRAKFFPEDVSEELIQEITQRMFFLQVKEAILNDEIYCPPETSVLLASYACQAKYGDHDTEKHKAGFLSNDRLLPQRVYEQHKLSKEQWEERIQNWFSEHRGMLREDAMMEYLKIAQDLEMYGVNYFEIKNKKGTELLLGVDALGLNVYDKEDKLTPKIGFPWSEIRNISFNDKKFVIKPIDKKAPDFVFYAPRLRINKRILALCMGNHELYMRRRKPDTIEVQQMKAQAREDKLAKQMERQRLEQERHARESAEKKQQELIEKLQMYEEENARRAKELEDQQGKIRELNEEMEAYKAQQEELDEQRRRADELQRQYEESKHASEEEKALMAERLAAAQDEIEKSMEVLTEKETEMGRLQTDLESAQREREEKEQALLEAMANIHVKEHETEENDIGENGQEYTADLDEYENAAELARPEEERITEAEKNITLQKQLEALQKELEVSKDAEKATLNDVLHEQNVKQGRDKYKTLKQIRSGNTKHRVDQFEAL, encoded by the exons ATGTCAAAAGTGAGACAg TACAATGTCCGGGTCACGACAATGGACGCTGAGCTGGAGTTTGCCATCCAGACCAGTACCACAGGCAAACAGCTCTTTGACCAG GTCGTGAAGACTATTGGTCTTCGTGAAATCTGGTTCTTTGGTCTGCAGTACGTGGACAGCAAGGGTTACACAACATGGCTGAAACTGAACAAAAAG GTCCTTAGCCAGGATGTCAGAAAGGAAACCCCCCTTCAATTCAAATTCCGTGCCAAATTTTTCCCAGAGGATGTTTCAGAGGAACTCATACAAGAAATCACACAG AGAATGTTCTTCCTACAAGTGAAGGAAGCCATCCTGAATGATGAAATCTACTGTCCCCCAGAGACTTCCGTGCTGCTAGCTTCCTATGCCTGCCAGGCCAAGTATGGAGACCACGACACAGAAAAGCACAAAGCTGGCTTCCTATCCAACGACAGACTCTTACCGCAGAG AGTGTATGAACAGCACAAATTATCAAAGGAACAATGGGAGGAGAGGATACAGAACTGGTTTAGTGAACACAGGGGCATGTTAAG GGAGGATGCCATGatggaataccttaaaataGCACAAGATTTGGAAATGTATGGTGtgaattattttgaaatcaaaaacaAGAAAGGGACAGAACTTTTACTAGGAGTAGATGCACTTGGTCTGAATGTATATGATAAAGAAGACAA ATTAACACCTAAAATAGGCTTCCCATGGAGTGAAATTAGGAACATTTCATTTAACGATAAGAAATTTGTCATTAAGCCCATAGATAAGAAGGCACCT GACTTTGTTTTCTATGCACCTCGTCTGAGGATAAACAAGAGAATTCTAGCTTTGTGTATGGGAAATCATGAACTGTACATGAGGAGAAGAAAACCAGACACAATCGAAGTACAGCAGATGAAGGCGCAGGCTCGGGAAGACAAGCTGGCCAAACAAATGGAACGACAGCGGCTGGAACAGGAGCGACATGCCCGCGAGTCTGCAGAGAAAAAGCAACAGGAACTTATCGAGAAGTTACAAATGTACGAGGAGGAAAATGCCAGGCGAGCCAAAG AGCTAGAGGACCAGCAGGGTAAGATCCGTGAACTGAACGAGGAGATGGAAGCCTACAAAGCACAACAGGAGGAGCTTGATGAACAGAGACGCAGGGCTGACGAACTCCAAAGGCAATACGAGGAGAGCAAGCATGCCTCAGAGGAGGAGAAGGCACTAATG GCTGAGAGATTAGCCGCAGCACAGGACGAGATTGAAAAGAGTATGGAGGTTCTTACTGAGAAGGAAACTGAGATGGGTCGACTGCAGACGGATCTAGAGTCTGCCCAGCGTGAGAGAGAGGAGAAGGAACAGGCATTGCTGGAGGCCATGGCAAATATTCATGTAAAGGAGCACGAAACTGAGGAGAATGACATCGGAGAAAATGGACAGGAGTACA ctGCTGATTTAGATGAATATGAGAATGCAGCAGAGCTAGCCCGGCCAGAAGAGGAGAGGATCACAGAGGCTGAAAAGAATATCACACTGCAGAAACAGTTAGAG GCATTACAAAAAGAACTGGAAGTATCCAAAGACGCAGAGAAAGCCACGCTGAATGACGTCTTGCATGAACAAAACGTGAAGCAGGGGCGTGATAAGTATAAGACACTCAAACAGATTCGCAGCGGTAACACCAAACACCGAGTGGATCAGTTCGAGGCCTTGTAG